The Chloroflexota bacterium genome has a window encoding:
- a CDS encoding ATP-dependent Clp protease proteolytic subunit, with translation MGLNDIFNIVWILFLLSTFIPLLTRRAIEARRRMVMDAIERKRGSRLITLIHRQETMSLLGIPISRYIDIEDSEQVLRAIRLTSEDVPIDIVLHTPGGLVLAAEQIACALSRHKAKVTVFVPHYAMSGGTLIALAADEIVMDPNGVLGPVDPQLQMPQGGGYVPAVSVLAALQVDNPNRDDLTLMMGDMARKAIQQVHNTVYTLLRNNGMEEEKARQIATKLSEGCWTHDYPISADEAREMGLPISEDMPKEIYALMDLYPQAAQRRPSVEFIPAPYRPSPPTRPGQGEPGR, from the coding sequence ATGGGTCTGAATGACATCTTCAATATCGTCTGGATTCTGTTCTTGCTATCCACTTTTATACCGCTGTTGACACGGCGTGCAATAGAGGCACGACGGCGCATGGTGATGGATGCCATTGAGCGCAAACGCGGCTCGAGATTGATCACGCTCATCCACCGTCAGGAGACGATGAGCCTTTTGGGCATTCCCATCAGTCGCTATATTGACATCGAGGACTCGGAACAGGTATTGCGTGCGATTCGACTTACCAGTGAAGATGTTCCCATTGACATCGTGTTGCATACGCCTGGTGGCCTAGTGCTGGCAGCGGAACAGATTGCATGCGCGCTCAGCCGGCACAAGGCGAAAGTAACCGTATTTGTCCCACACTATGCCATGTCTGGTGGCACATTGATCGCTCTCGCTGCGGACGAGATCGTGATGGATCCAAATGGCGTGCTTGGGCCTGTCGATCCACAGTTGCAGATGCCGCAGGGTGGTGGTTACGTGCCCGCTGTGTCCGTGTTGGCTGCTCTGCAAGTGGACAATCCCAACCGTGATGATCTGACCCTGATGATGGGTGACATGGCGCGCAAAGCCATTCAGCAGGTGCACAATACAGTGTATACACTGTTGCGCAACAATGGCATGGAGGAAGAGAAGGCTCGTCAGATTGCGACCAAACTCAGCGAGGGCTGCTGGACCCATGATTATCCCATTTCTGCTGACGAGGCGCGTGAGATGGGCTTGCCGATCTCCGAGGACATGCCTAAAGAAATCTATGCGCTGATGGATCTTTACCCTCAGGCTGCGCAACGGCGTCCATCGGTGGAGTTCATCCCTGCTCCATACCGTCCATCTCCACCTACTAGGCCGGGCCAGGGTGAGCCTGGTCGCTGA
- the infA gene encoding translation initiation factor IF-1, with amino-acid sequence MTEGEKRQRLEVTGTVVEALPNAMFRVNLDTGQQVLAYLSGRMRRYYIKVLLGDRVRVELSPYDLEKGRIVYRYKIPSE; translated from the coding sequence TTGACCGAAGGAGAAAAAAGACAACGTTTGGAGGTAACTGGCACTGTAGTCGAAGCTTTGCCCAATGCCATGTTCCGTGTGAATTTGGACACGGGGCAACAAGTTTTAGCCTATCTTTCGGGCCGAATGCGCCGTTACTACATCAAAGTGCTGTTGGGTGACAGGGTCAGAGTGGAATTATCCCCCTATGATCTGGAAAAAGGCCGCATCGTGTACCGTTACAAGATACCTTCGGAGTAG
- the recJ gene encoding single-stranded-DNA-specific exonuclease RecJ: MKWVEPQLVEVPADLQAAVGGHPLVAKALVERGLLTPQAALAFLDPACYRPVSPFELPDMAVAVERLQAAIARGERILVWGDFDVDGLTATALLVEALRALGAQVDWYLPNRRTESHGVHWRSLQPFLGRGVRVLLTCDTGMTAHETMSLARNAGLDVLITDHHALPSTLPQAQAIVNPRRLPEGHLLHDLSGVGVAYKLAEALGVAEKGLDLVALGLVADVVPLRGEVRYLVQRGLQALQRVERVGLRALLEVAEIEPDTLDEDQISYALAPRLNTLGRLADASVGMELFLTQDLARARVIAAEMEALNVRRQFLSQQVMVAAQEQIERNRSLLSQPVLVLTHPKWPAGVLGIAAGRLAERYNRPVVLLSAPPGEMARGSARSVPNVDIYAVLAAHSRLLTSFGGHPMAAGFSIDADHIPELQRRLVQAVAAQVGEFPLERELPIAAYLSLPELTLELLDEITRLAPFGPGNPPVYLATRRLRVTGERTIGRTGEHRRLEVQDEKGHALPALWWQSADLPAPEGLFDLAYVLRAGSFAGERALYLEWIDAHVEEKPVVELVVPAIAVAVADYRTVREPLPILQALREEGTVMLWAEAVAVPGFPGRGRSELQPSPALAVWTLPPGPRVWEQVLCHVQPEQVYLFGIDPGLDTIDAFLRRLTGLVKHALSAYNGRLEWEVLATAMAHCVETVQAGVRWLIAHGLVSQVAQQDCALIVEGGGRADEVSERKARRELEELLCETAAYRAYFRQADAKKLVAVKSGGMFLHAQHSGGENDLSLCGGSGLGCDADSRLLS, translated from the coding sequence ATGAAATGGGTAGAGCCGCAACTGGTTGAGGTTCCTGCTGACCTGCAAGCTGCAGTGGGTGGCCATCCTTTGGTGGCCAAAGCGTTGGTAGAGCGGGGTTTGCTCACGCCACAGGCAGCGCTGGCGTTTCTGGATCCTGCCTGTTACCGTCCGGTTTCTCCATTTGAGTTGCCAGACATGGCAGTGGCAGTGGAGCGGCTGCAAGCAGCTATCGCCCGCGGTGAGCGTATCCTGGTGTGGGGCGATTTCGACGTGGATGGATTGACGGCCACTGCTTTGCTGGTCGAGGCGCTACGTGCTTTGGGAGCACAGGTAGATTGGTACCTCCCCAATCGTCGCACGGAATCGCATGGCGTACATTGGCGCTCGCTGCAACCGTTCTTAGGTCGTGGTGTGCGCGTGCTGTTGACCTGTGACACGGGCATGACGGCACACGAGACAATGAGCTTAGCTCGAAACGCGGGATTGGATGTGCTGATCACGGACCACCATGCTTTGCCCTCCACACTACCCCAGGCGCAAGCGATCGTGAACCCCCGCCGTCTGCCCGAGGGGCATTTGTTGCACGATTTATCCGGCGTGGGCGTGGCCTACAAGCTGGCTGAAGCACTGGGTGTGGCTGAAAAGGGACTGGATCTGGTCGCATTGGGTTTGGTAGCCGATGTGGTACCGCTGCGTGGGGAGGTGCGTTATCTCGTACAGCGTGGGCTGCAGGCGCTGCAACGGGTGGAGCGTGTGGGTCTGCGAGCATTGCTGGAAGTGGCTGAAATTGAGCCTGATACGCTGGACGAGGATCAGATTAGTTATGCCTTGGCTCCCCGATTGAATACGCTGGGACGATTGGCTGATGCCTCCGTGGGGATGGAACTTTTCTTGACCCAAGACCTGGCTCGGGCCCGTGTGATTGCTGCTGAAATGGAGGCTTTGAATGTGCGCCGCCAATTCCTCAGTCAACAGGTGATGGTGGCAGCACAGGAGCAGATAGAACGGAACCGCTCGCTGCTATCCCAGCCAGTCCTAGTACTGACTCATCCCAAGTGGCCTGCTGGTGTGCTGGGCATTGCTGCCGGACGCCTGGCCGAACGTTACAATCGGCCGGTAGTGCTTCTGTCGGCACCGCCGGGCGAAATGGCACGCGGTTCAGCGCGTTCCGTGCCTAACGTGGATATCTATGCTGTGCTGGCTGCGCATAGCCGATTGCTGACCAGTTTCGGTGGGCATCCTATGGCCGCTGGTTTTTCCATTGATGCGGATCATATCCCTGAGTTACAACGGCGATTGGTACAGGCCGTAGCGGCACAAGTGGGCGAGTTTCCACTTGAACGCGAGTTACCCATTGCAGCCTATCTTTCCTTGCCCGAACTTACCTTGGAGTTACTGGACGAAATAACAAGGCTGGCGCCGTTTGGTCCAGGCAACCCGCCAGTTTATCTGGCGACGAGACGGCTGCGCGTGACAGGGGAGCGCACGATAGGACGCACAGGCGAGCACCGTCGTTTGGAAGTGCAGGATGAAAAGGGGCATGCCTTGCCGGCGTTGTGGTGGCAAAGCGCGGACTTGCCCGCGCCCGAGGGGCTGTTCGACCTGGCCTATGTGCTGCGTGCGGGCTCTTTTGCCGGCGAGCGTGCACTGTACTTGGAGTGGATAGATGCACATGTCGAAGAAAAGCCGGTGGTGGAACTCGTCGTACCGGCGATAGCTGTTGCCGTGGCCGACTATCGCACCGTCAGGGAGCCATTGCCGATCCTGCAGGCATTGAGGGAGGAGGGTACGGTGATGCTTTGGGCGGAAGCTGTGGCAGTGCCAGGCTTCCCAGGGCGTGGCAGGAGTGAATTGCAGCCCAGTCCAGCCTTGGCAGTGTGGACGCTACCTCCGGGCCCACGTGTTTGGGAGCAAGTCCTATGCCATGTGCAACCTGAGCAGGTGTACTTGTTCGGCATAGACCCAGGGTTGGATACCATAGATGCTTTCCTGCGCCGTCTGACAGGGCTAGTCAAGCATGCCCTGAGTGCTTACAACGGACGTTTGGAGTGGGAGGTGCTAGCGACAGCGATGGCCCATTGTGTGGAAACGGTACAAGCCGGCGTGCGCTGGCTTATAGCTCATGGGTTGGTATCGCAAGTGGCACAGCAGGATTGCGCTCTTATTGTGGAAGGTGGCGGTCGTGCCGATGAAGTATCTGAACGAAAGGCGCGGCGAGAGTTGGAAGAGTTGCTGTGCGAGACAGCGGCGTACCGCGCCTATTTTCGCCAAGCGGATGCAAAAAAACTGGTGGCGGTGAAGAGTGGGGGCATGTTTTTGCATGCTCAGCACTCGGGAGGGGAAAATGACCTATCCTTATGTGGTGGGAGTGGACTTGGGTGCGACGCAGATTCGCGCTTGCTTAGCTGA
- a CDS encoding ATP-dependent helicase — MNHLGLFFPCLYAILMPAMSEMELTPEQKKVVLAPIGEPRTVFLEGPAGCGKTTVAVQRLLYLLNVGVRADQILVWVPQRSYGRPYVEALRRPAVPAGARVDVLSVDGLARRMLDLFWPVIAEGAGFNPTREPIFLTLETAQYYLDQVLEAFIQEGAFGDVTVPRNRLLSQIIDNLNKAALVGFPHTEIAARLSAAWSGPSSRERVYEAVQRAANAFRDYCLQHNLLDFSLQVEAFMRYVWPQPECRTFLLRRYRHLIADNLEEDIPVAHDLLLEWLEQAASVLLVYDQDGGFRTYLGADPKGALALKERCAQCVILATPFVSSPAVQALSTALTRQAPVARAAKGASVPNAEQLEESLRFVEGHFHTTLLRNVVDEVQRLVRDEGVPPGEIAVVAPFVDDALRFALVTDLERCGVPVRTHRPSRALREEPAVRCLLTLAQLAHPQWEMCPPRNDVAQALVQAIADLDWVRASYLTDIVYTVKEHRPRLYPFRQLQPETQERITFRLGARYSDLLHWIEAYAEGTPLPLDLFFSRLFDELLAKPGYGFHNNYDAAAAAANLIESVRKFRWALDVADMNELGMRYIRMVEGGVVAAQYLHSWRPVEQNAVLIAPAYTFLTENRPVGYQFWLDANSLSWGRRLYQPLTHPFVLTRHWPRERRWSEEDEFMAGQTMLWRVVLGLLRRCRQRVYLGISELNPRGREERGPLLEWVQRMLREMALTPNPSPIGQGEEKRV; from the coding sequence ATGAACCATCTTGGCTTGTTCTTCCCTTGTCTATATGCTATACTAATGCCCGCAATGTCCGAGATGGAGTTGACTCCTGAGCAGAAGAAGGTTGTTCTAGCACCGATAGGGGAGCCGCGCACGGTTTTCCTAGAAGGGCCGGCTGGCTGCGGCAAGACGACGGTGGCTGTGCAGCGTTTGCTCTACCTCCTGAATGTGGGCGTGCGTGCAGATCAGATTTTGGTGTGGGTGCCGCAACGCTCATATGGCCGACCGTATGTGGAAGCACTGCGTCGTCCAGCGGTACCCGCAGGGGCACGGGTGGATGTGCTCAGCGTGGATGGGCTGGCCAGGCGCATGCTGGATCTCTTCTGGCCGGTGATTGCTGAAGGCGCTGGCTTCAATCCTACCCGTGAGCCGATATTCTTGACCCTGGAAACGGCGCAATATTATCTCGATCAGGTGCTTGAGGCATTCATCCAAGAGGGTGCCTTTGGCGACGTGACAGTGCCCCGCAACCGTTTGCTGAGCCAGATTATTGACAATCTGAACAAGGCAGCTTTGGTTGGTTTTCCCCACACTGAGATTGCAGCGCGACTAAGCGCAGCTTGGAGTGGACCCAGCAGTCGCGAGCGGGTGTACGAGGCCGTGCAGCGAGCAGCCAATGCTTTCCGCGATTATTGTCTGCAGCATAACTTGCTTGATTTTTCGTTGCAGGTGGAGGCATTCATGCGTTATGTGTGGCCCCAGCCTGAATGCCGGACTTTTCTGCTGCGGCGTTACCGCCACTTGATTGCCGATAACCTGGAGGAGGATATCCCTGTTGCGCATGACTTGCTACTCGAATGGCTTGAGCAGGCAGCCTCAGTGCTGTTGGTATACGATCAGGATGGGGGTTTCCGCACCTATCTGGGCGCTGACCCCAAAGGTGCGTTGGCACTCAAAGAGCGCTGTGCACAATGCGTGATACTGGCCACTCCGTTTGTCTCGTCACCAGCCGTGCAGGCACTGAGCACTGCTCTGACGAGGCAGGCGCCAGTGGCTCGTGCTGCAAAGGGCGCATCTGTTCCCAACGCAGAGCAACTGGAGGAATCTTTGCGCTTTGTGGAAGGGCATTTCCATACTACGCTGCTGCGCAATGTCGTGGATGAAGTGCAGCGGCTGGTAAGGGACGAAGGAGTGCCACCTGGCGAGATTGCGGTCGTGGCACCTTTTGTGGATGATGCTTTGCGCTTTGCCTTGGTGACGGACTTGGAGCGTTGTGGCGTGCCGGTGCGGACACACCGTCCCTCGCGTGCGCTGCGCGAGGAACCTGCTGTGCGCTGTCTGCTGACTCTGGCTCAATTGGCGCATCCGCAATGGGAGATGTGCCCACCGCGCAATGATGTGGCGCAGGCATTGGTGCAGGCTATTGCTGACCTGGATTGGGTGCGGGCTAGCTATTTAACGGACATCGTGTACACGGTGAAGGAGCATCGTCCTCGCTTGTATCCGTTCAGACAGTTGCAGCCGGAAACGCAGGAGCGTATCACTTTTCGCTTGGGAGCGCGCTACAGCGATTTGCTGCATTGGATAGAGGCCTATGCAGAAGGGACGCCTTTGCCGTTGGATTTGTTTTTCAGCAGGCTCTTCGACGAGTTATTGGCCAAGCCGGGCTATGGGTTCCATAATAACTACGATGCAGCAGCAGCCGCAGCCAATCTCATCGAGTCGGTGCGCAAGTTCCGCTGGGCGCTGGATGTCGCGGACATGAACGAACTGGGCATGCGCTATATCCGCATGGTGGAAGGAGGAGTGGTAGCGGCTCAGTACCTGCATAGCTGGCGCCCTGTGGAACAGAATGCCGTGCTTATTGCCCCTGCTTATACTTTTCTGACCGAGAACCGCCCGGTGGGTTACCAATTCTGGCTAGACGCCAATAGCCTTTCGTGGGGGCGTCGCCTGTACCAGCCACTGACCCATCCTTTCGTGCTTACCCGCCATTGGCCACGTGAACGTCGCTGGAGCGAGGAAGACGAGTTCATGGCCGGGCAGACGATGTTGTGGCGCGTGGTATTAGGGCTGCTGCGTCGGTGCCGTCAACGAGTATATTTGGGGATCAGTGAGCTGAATCCCCGTGGCCGCGAGGAACGTGGGCCGTTGCTGGAGTGGGTGCAGCGGATGTTGCGCGAGATGGCTCTCACTCCTAATCCCTCTCCAATAGGACAAGGAGAGGAAAAGCGTGTTTAG
- a CDS encoding TVP38/TMEM64 family protein gives MKVRVSALLALVVLALLAAVFLVMRQLDYWILFQDQVRLSAWVNQWGTWKPLAIVILQAAQVLLAPIPGQIVGLVSGYFFGIFWGTVYSMIGIMLGSITAFTLARFGGRPLVERLMPAHTLKRLDDGARRHGLFFFLLVFFVPFLPDDLACFVAGLSSIPIPALALVALVGRLPGVLTSCWLGANAVRFSTTQWLMLIAASALLAALLLRYGNQLQEWAWKITGDH, from the coding sequence ATGAAAGTCCGCGTATCCGCTCTCCTTGCGCTTGTGGTGCTCGCCCTATTGGCAGCAGTTTTCCTGGTCATGCGCCAGCTGGACTATTGGATATTGTTCCAAGACCAGGTGCGTCTGAGCGCTTGGGTGAATCAATGGGGAACATGGAAACCGCTAGCAATCGTGATTTTGCAGGCTGCTCAGGTCCTACTGGCACCTATACCAGGCCAGATAGTGGGTCTGGTCAGCGGCTATTTCTTTGGCATCTTCTGGGGAACTGTGTACAGCATGATCGGCATTATGCTGGGCTCAATCACTGCTTTTACCCTGGCACGCTTTGGCGGCCGTCCACTAGTGGAACGTCTGATGCCTGCACATACCTTGAAACGCTTGGATGATGGTGCGCGACGGCATGGCCTTTTCTTTTTTCTGCTGGTCTTCTTCGTGCCCTTCTTGCCTGATGACCTTGCTTGCTTCGTAGCAGGACTATCTTCCATCCCTATTCCAGCCCTAGCTCTGGTAGCCTTGGTTGGACGCCTGCCTGGCGTTCTGACGTCTTGCTGGCTGGGAGCGAACGCAGTTCGCTTCAGTACTACACAATGGCTCATGCTCATTGCCGCATCAGCGTTATTGGCAGCACTACTTCTGCGCTATGGCAACCAACTCCAGGAATGGGCTTGGAAGATCACGGGAGATCATTAG
- a CDS encoding ATP-dependent helicase — protein sequence MFRPRQAQQEILAYRGGLMGVAAVPGSGKTEVLSALAAKLVATSLDEGQEVLIVTLVNSAVDNFTARIRRFLREEYRLLPGMGYRVRTLHGLSHDIVRERPSLVGLADDFAIADDREAWGILEDAVQSWLRTHPELLEMYLDAEIEEWRIRPVAKDWWPEEACEIANAFIRRAKDRQWTPEVLRSWLSARDERWPLAEFCIDVYADYQRSLSYRGKVDFDDLVAYAITALRLDQDYLARLQHRWPFILEDEAQDSSALQQDLLALLAGPNGRWVRVGDPNQAVYYTFTTANPRLLREFLARPEVQTVEMLESGRSARPIIELANYLLDWTVKEHPLQEARQAFRLQYIQPTGEGDAQPNPPDAECLIHFHPRRLTPDDEVRTVVSSLVKWVARHKEKTVAVLVPDNERGFKFAEALRQKGLACVELLNSTGPTRDTAGILEAILMHLADPDNPKRLGPAFLAWHWRERVDKERYAHLTRLSRLLGKCTKVEDYLWPRLGVDWLHEQDFGGDEEGLALLLEFREKAQRWHKAAGLPIDQLLLTLSQDLFDEPTDLARAYHFAVVLRDYSEANPAWRLADLAQELHVIAQNERRFVGLSAEDTGFDPERYKGQVVVATMHRAKGLEWDRVHLTAVNNYDFPSGMEIDRYKSERWYVRDDLNLSAEALGQLEALHPGGTPYVEGEPSRQARMDYICERLRLLYVGITRAKRELIVTWNTGKSEKEPKTPALPFTMLRTYWEQTLSRRLTASNLPESQTNDVAGGTAHGT from the coding sequence GTGTTTAGGCCGAGACAGGCACAGCAAGAGATACTGGCTTACCGTGGCGGTTTGATGGGCGTTGCTGCCGTACCTGGCAGTGGCAAGACGGAGGTGCTTTCTGCCCTGGCAGCAAAGCTGGTGGCTACCAGCCTGGATGAAGGGCAGGAAGTGCTTATCGTGACCCTGGTCAACTCCGCAGTGGATAATTTCACGGCGCGCATTCGTCGTTTCCTGCGCGAGGAGTACCGGCTTTTGCCTGGGATGGGTTACCGCGTGCGTACGTTGCATGGCTTGTCGCATGACATCGTGCGTGAACGTCCCAGCCTAGTGGGATTGGCGGATGACTTTGCGATTGCTGATGACCGGGAAGCATGGGGCATCCTCGAAGATGCAGTGCAATCCTGGTTGCGTACCCATCCTGAGTTGCTGGAAATGTACCTCGATGCAGAAATTGAAGAGTGGCGCATTCGCCCCGTTGCCAAGGATTGGTGGCCTGAAGAGGCCTGTGAGATCGCCAACGCCTTTATTCGCCGTGCTAAGGACAGGCAGTGGACGCCAGAAGTGCTGCGCAGTTGGCTTTCGGCGCGGGATGAACGCTGGCCACTAGCTGAGTTCTGCATAGATGTCTACGCAGATTACCAGCGCAGTTTATCCTACCGGGGTAAGGTGGATTTTGACGATTTGGTGGCGTATGCCATCACTGCGCTGCGTTTGGACCAGGACTATCTCGCACGCTTGCAGCATCGTTGGCCTTTCATCCTGGAGGACGAGGCTCAGGATTCGAGCGCGCTGCAACAGGATTTATTGGCACTGTTGGCTGGCCCCAATGGACGTTGGGTACGGGTTGGTGATCCGAACCAGGCCGTGTACTATACCTTCACTACTGCCAACCCACGTCTTTTGCGCGAGTTCTTGGCACGTCCTGAGGTCCAGACCGTGGAGATGTTGGAGTCAGGGCGCTCCGCGCGCCCTATTATCGAACTGGCCAACTACTTGTTGGATTGGACTGTGAAGGAGCATCCTCTCCAGGAAGCAAGACAAGCCTTTCGGCTGCAGTATATTCAGCCCACAGGTGAGGGTGATGCACAACCGAATCCGCCTGATGCAGAGTGCCTCATCCACTTTCACCCGCGCCGCCTAACGCCGGATGACGAAGTACGCACTGTGGTGAGTTCTCTGGTCAAATGGGTAGCGCGACATAAGGAGAAGACCGTGGCTGTGCTTGTACCAGACAACGAGCGAGGCTTTAAATTCGCTGAGGCGCTGCGCCAAAAAGGGCTTGCCTGTGTGGAATTGCTCAACAGCACTGGGCCAACGCGCGATACGGCGGGCATTTTGGAAGCCATCCTAATGCACTTGGCAGATCCGGATAATCCCAAGCGTCTGGGGCCGGCGTTCTTAGCCTGGCACTGGCGCGAGCGGGTGGATAAGGAGCGCTATGCACATCTGACTCGCCTATCGCGGCTTCTGGGGAAATGTACCAAGGTGGAGGATTATCTGTGGCCACGTCTGGGCGTGGATTGGCTGCACGAACAGGATTTTGGTGGCGATGAGGAGGGCTTGGCACTATTGTTGGAGTTTCGCGAAAAGGCACAGCGCTGGCACAAGGCAGCAGGTTTGCCCATTGATCAGTTGTTGCTCACCTTGTCCCAAGACTTGTTCGACGAGCCGACTGATCTGGCTCGCGCCTATCACTTTGCCGTGGTGCTGCGCGACTATAGCGAGGCCAATCCTGCTTGGCGGCTGGCAGACCTAGCCCAGGAGTTGCACGTGATCGCGCAGAATGAACGGCGCTTTGTGGGTTTGTCTGCCGAAGATACGGGCTTCGATCCGGAACGCTATAAAGGGCAGGTAGTAGTGGCCACCATGCATCGTGCTAAGGGGCTGGAGTGGGACCGCGTGCATCTCACGGCGGTGAACAACTATGATTTCCCCTCGGGGATGGAAATAGACCGCTACAAGAGCGAGCGTTGGTATGTGCGCGACGATTTGAACCTGTCGGCCGAGGCTTTGGGGCAACTGGAGGCGTTGCACCCCGGTGGGACACCCTATGTGGAAGGTGAACCCTCGCGGCAGGCACGCATGGATTACATCTGCGAGCGCTTGCGTCTGTTGTACGTGGGTATCACCCGGGCCAAGCGCGAGTTGATCGTGACCTGGAATACGGGCAAGAGCGAAAAGGAGCCCAAAACGCCAGCCTTGCCCTTTACTATGCTGCGCACCTATTGGGAACAGACTCTCTCCCGCAGGTTGACCGCATCCAACTTGCCGGAGAGCCAGACAAACGATGTGGCGGGAGGAACAGCGCATGGTACCTGA
- a CDS encoding PD-(D/E)XK nuclease family protein, with product MWREEQRMVPEGFVFSQSSLQDYVDCPRRFQLRYVEHCLWPAPETADALEFEQLLQRGQAFHRLLRQFYSGVPIEALEKVALADPDLARWWQNYRSTAPQDLPHEVCEAEATLSVAIVPSEHVGIGNTVGMAYCYRLEARYDLLAGEPGKRWVIVDWKTGQRRNSRAWLQSRLQTRIYPYVLVQAGALFNNGVPIAPQQVEMVYWFAEFPAQPERFFYSEEQFAADAAFLADLVHEIATRTEEVFPKTEQRRLCHYCVYRSLCWTDVEAGLLAEAEEVEDIAAALEEIDLESIAPIPF from the coding sequence ATGTGGCGGGAGGAACAGCGCATGGTACCTGAGGGGTTTGTTTTCAGTCAGAGTAGCTTGCAGGACTATGTGGATTGCCCGCGGCGTTTTCAGTTGCGTTACGTAGAGCATTGTCTCTGGCCTGCGCCGGAGACTGCTGATGCGCTGGAGTTCGAGCAACTCTTGCAGCGTGGCCAGGCATTTCATCGGCTATTGCGTCAGTTCTACAGCGGTGTTCCCATTGAGGCGCTAGAAAAGGTTGCCTTGGCGGATCCTGACCTGGCACGCTGGTGGCAGAATTACCGCAGCACTGCGCCCCAAGATTTGCCGCATGAGGTGTGCGAGGCCGAAGCCACTTTATCTGTGGCTATTGTGCCGTCCGAGCACGTAGGAATAGGCAACACAGTGGGTATGGCATATTGCTACCGATTGGAGGCACGCTATGATCTATTGGCGGGCGAGCCAGGCAAGCGTTGGGTCATTGTGGACTGGAAGACGGGACAGCGTCGCAACAGCCGCGCCTGGCTACAGAGCCGCCTGCAGACTCGTATCTATCCTTATGTGCTGGTGCAGGCTGGAGCGTTGTTCAATAATGGCGTGCCGATCGCTCCACAGCAGGTGGAGATGGTGTACTGGTTTGCCGAGTTCCCTGCCCAGCCCGAGCGATTTTTCTACAGTGAAGAACAATTCGCCGCCGATGCTGCTTTCCTGGCTGATTTGGTACATGAGATAGCAACGCGCACTGAGGAGGTATTTCCCAAAACAGAGCAGCGGCGCTTGTGCCACTATTGTGTTTACCGCTCCTTGTGCTGGACTGATGTAGAAGCCGGCTTGCTGGCCGAGGCTGAAGAAGTGGAAGACATTGCAGCAGCGCTGGAAGAGATAGACCTGGAGAGCATTGCTCCAATCCCATTTTAG
- a CDS encoding ROK family protein has protein sequence MTYPYVVGVDLGATQIRACLADTEGNIMREARQPTLAQEGLQPVLKRLKATIAQVLPEAPEAHAVAIGVGSPGPLDPRTGVVIAPPNLLGWHNVPLRDILSQEFGLPVYVNNDANVAALAELRFGAGRGCSDMVYLTISTGIGGGIICNGQLLLGAHGLAGEPGHATVEPAGPRCNCGNVGCLEVMAAGPAIARHALELIRRGYDSSLCTVVREGMELSAEMVGKAAQEGDSVALQAIQRAAHYLGISVLNLIHIFDPDRVILGGGVSKLGSLLFEPVRAWVREHAITPVQRETPIVPAALGDQVGLLGAVVWAVDNISPA, from the coding sequence ATGACCTATCCTTATGTGGTGGGAGTGGACTTGGGTGCGACGCAGATTCGCGCTTGCTTAGCTGATACGGAGGGGAACATCATGCGCGAAGCACGGCAGCCTACGCTGGCTCAGGAGGGATTGCAGCCAGTGCTGAAGCGCCTGAAAGCGACCATTGCTCAAGTGCTGCCTGAGGCTCCAGAAGCACATGCCGTGGCCATTGGTGTTGGCTCACCTGGACCGCTCGATCCACGTACTGGCGTGGTGATCGCACCGCCTAACCTCCTAGGTTGGCACAATGTGCCGTTGCGCGATATCCTCTCACAAGAATTTGGGTTGCCAGTTTACGTGAACAACGATGCCAACGTGGCAGCATTGGCAGAGTTGCGCTTTGGTGCTGGACGGGGTTGCTCGGATATGGTGTATTTAACGATTAGCACCGGTATTGGTGGCGGAATCATCTGCAACGGGCAGTTATTGCTGGGAGCCCATGGACTGGCTGGGGAACCAGGACATGCTACTGTGGAGCCGGCAGGACCGCGCTGCAACTGTGGCAATGTAGGGTGCCTTGAGGTAATGGCGGCAGGGCCGGCAATCGCTCGCCATGCGCTGGAGTTAATACGCCGAGGCTATGATTCATCGCTGTGCACAGTGGTACGAGAGGGGATGGAGCTTAGCGCAGAGATGGTGGGCAAAGCGGCGCAGGAGGGGGATAGTGTCGCGCTGCAAGCGATCCAGCGTGCAGCGCATTACCTAGGTATAAGTGTGTTAAATCTCATCCACATCTTCGATCCAGACCGCGTGATCCTAGGCGGCGGAGTGAGCAAACTGGGTTCGCTGCTCTTTGAGCCAGTACGTGCATGGGTGCGGGAGCATGCCATCACACCTGTGCAACGCGAGACACCGATTGTGCCGGCGGCATTGGGGGATCAGGTGGGGCTATTGGGAGCAGTGGTGTGGGCAGTGGACAATATTTCGCCTGCGTAG